A genomic segment from Ciconia boyciana chromosome 5, ASM3463844v1, whole genome shotgun sequence encodes:
- the GFRA4 gene encoding GDNF family receptor alpha-4 produces MAEAVSSSRDCLQAGESCTNDPICSAKFRTLRQCIAGNGANKLGPDAKNQCRSTVTALLSSQLYGCKCKRGMKKEKHCLSVYWSIHHTLMEGMNVLESSPYEPFIRGFDYVRLASITAGSENEVTQVNRCLDAAKACNVDEMCQRLRTEYVSFCIRRLARADTCNRSKCHKALRKFFDRVPPEYTHELLFCPCDDTACAERRRQTIVPACSYESKEKPNCLAPLDSCRENYVCRSRYAEFQFNCQPSLQAASGCRRDSYAACLLAYTGIIGSPITPNYIDNSTSSIAPWCTCNASGNRQEECESFLHLFTDNICLQNAILAFGNGTYLNAAVAPSIPPTTQTYKQERNANRAVATLRENIFEHLQPTKVAGEERLLRGSTRLSSGTSSPAAPSCWAASPLQMWLLPTLASLSLFVM; encoded by the exons ATGGCGGAAGCTGTCAGCTCAAGCAGGGACTGCCTTCAAGCAGGCGAGTCCTGCACCAACGACCCCATTTGCAGCGCCAAATTCAGAACCCTCCGGCAATGCATCGCAGGCAATGGAGCCAACAAGCTGGGCCCTGATGCCAAGAACCAGTGCCGGAGCACCGTGacagccctgctctccagccagctgTATGGCTGCAAGTGCAAGCGAGGcatgaaaaaggagaagcacTGCTTGAGTGTCTACTGGAGCATCCACCACACGTTGATGGAAG GCATGAATGTACTGGAGAGTTCCCCTTACGAGCCATTCATCAGGGGCTTTGATTACGTCCGGCTGGCATCCATCACTGCAG GGTCTGAGAACGAGGTGACTCAGGTGAACCGGTGTCTGGACGCTGCCAAAGCCTGCAATGTGGACGAGATGTGCCAACGGCTGCGGACGGAGTACGTCTCCTTCTGCATCCGGCGCCTGGCCCGGGCTGACACCTGCAACCGCTCCAAGTGCCACAAGGCTCTGCGCAAGTTCTTCGACCGCGTGCCGCCCGAGTACACCCACGAGCTGCTCTTCTGCCCCTGCGATGACACAGCCTGTGCTGAACGCCGGCGGCAGACCATCGTTCCTGCCTGCTCCTATGAGTCCAAGGAGAAGCCCAACTGCCTGGCACCTCTGGACTCCTGTCGGGAAAACTACGTCTGCAG GTCACGCTATGCGGAGTTCCAGTTTAATTGCCAGCCGTCCCTGCAGGCTGCGAGCGGCTGCCGGAGGGACAGCTATGCTGCCTGTCTGCTGGCGTACACAGGGATCATAG GCAGCCCCATCACACCCAACTACATTGACAACTCAACTTCCAGCATAGCTCCCTGGTGTACGTGCAATGCCAGCGGCAACCGGCAGGAAGAGTGTGAGAGCTTTCTGCATCTCTTCACCGACAATATCTGTCTCC AAAATGCTATTCTGGCCTTTGGCAATGGGACCTACCTGAATGCAGCTGTGGCCCCATCCATCCCCCCCACCACACAGACGTACAAGCAGGAGCGAAATGCCAACAGAGCCGTGGCGACCCTCAGAGAGAACATCTTCGAGCACCTCCAGCCCACCAAG GTGGCCGGAGAGGAGAGGCTCCTGCGGGGCTCCACTCGTCTATCATCAGGGacctccagcccagcagctccctcctgctgggCAGCCTCTCCGCTGCAGATGTGGCTTCTCCCCACTCTTGCTTCACTGAGCCTCTTCGTGATGTGA